A part of Candidatus Nezhaarchaeota archaeon genomic DNA contains:
- a CDS encoding DUF3786 domain-containing protein: MQHEVDVKSRLMSAISMISKENAPLISSAIRGEVLVDKVKSLKVNLLGIKYTIELSNGNFKVNIEDPLNREEDSLRLLAYMTNAIERALKGKVAYSRRGLVSLLQLAGGQAARLYEKKIIDFLTAELDGSSIEDIEKVAKNIGGSVVEHLSATWSLEISPLNGIRVRIAFWQGEEDIPSGAAILIGEEVREMDIPIEELITLIEIMVNRLVLLYRKETGRQPKLFHSLYL; encoded by the coding sequence AAAGGAGAACGCTCCATTAATATCGAGTGCAATAAGGGGGGAAGTGCTGGTAGACAAGGTCAAGTCACTTAAAGTCAACTTGCTTGGCATAAAGTACACAATTGAACTTTCTAATGGAAACTTCAAAGTAAACATCGAAGATCCACTAAATAGGGAAGAAGATTCGTTAAGATTGCTAGCTTACATGACTAATGCTATCGAGAGAGCACTTAAAGGAAAAGTCGCTTACTCAAGAAGGGGCTTAGTAAGCCTCCTACAATTAGCTGGAGGACAAGCTGCGAGGCTCTACGAGAAGAAGATTATAGACTTCTTGACAGCCGAGCTAGACGGCTCATCAATTGAAGATATTGAGAAGGTTGCTAAAAACATCGGGGGAAGCGTCGTTGAGCATCTAAGCGCAACATGGAGCCTTGAAATTTCACCACTCAACGGCATTAGAGTAAGAATAGCCTTCTGGCAAGGAGAAGAGGACATACCATCAGGTGCAGCCATCCTCATAGGAGAAGAAGTGAGGGAGATGGACATACCAATTGAGGAGCTCATAACATTAATTGAAATAATGGTCAATAGGCTCGTACTCTTATACAGAAAAGAAACAGGAAGGCAGCCTAAACTATTCCACTCACTATATCTCTAA
- a CDS encoding NAD(P)/FAD-dependent oxidoreductase, translated as MLIFLVNAVLFLLLTTPYDVALSNLLIALGIAFSLIFPIKASTYFVVKEYVKPFERFDWRVEVDPNRAKGEDEYDVIIVGAGIGGLTCGSLLAKRGYKVLVLEQHYQVGGYCSSFKRKGFTFNTGVADVSGLWEKGPLSLLLRELGLSKEDLFVKNVVRYIFKGKHIEVKSLHEYIKLLSEMFPHERENILAFFDDAGKAYMECYSDVEVYGAPLPPELIAKVFGVKKLVNYPREHPHFYDWINKTFKQKLNEYFKDEDLKNLLSALLSYVGTSPEKTLASTALTACISYYLHGGYFPKGGAQKYADNLKRVIERYGGKVLVNHKVDRILVEAGAVKGVKVGDKVFHSPIVVANVNAKTTFLELVEEQNLDKKFIDYIKELKMSPSCFMIFLGVDADLSNYPTLIKNLDEGYEIVINSNADPSLAPKGKASLTIMTSANYQDFPPKGTKDYYKKKEELARVLIQKVEKVIQGLSERIVVQDAATPRTFERYTLMPNGAIYAFDQSIGVKRPYFKTPIKGLYLVGALTFPGGGIEAVTISGIICANDICNWKIDICRPAKS; from the coding sequence ATGCTCATATTCCTAGTCAACGCAGTCCTCTTTCTGCTCCTTACAACACCATATGATGTGGCTCTCTCCAATCTTTTAATTGCTCTCGGCATAGCCTTTTCCTTAATTTTCCCGATAAAGGCATCCACATACTTTGTTGTGAAGGAGTATGTTAAGCCCTTTGAAAGATTTGACTGGAGGGTTGAAGTAGACCCAAATAGAGCTAAAGGCGAAGACGAGTATGACGTCATAATTGTAGGCGCCGGAATTGGAGGATTGACGTGCGGCTCCCTCCTCGCTAAAAGGGGATATAAGGTTCTCGTTCTAGAACAACACTATCAAGTTGGAGGCTACTGCTCATCCTTTAAGAGAAAAGGATTCACCTTCAACACTGGTGTTGCTGACGTCAGTGGCTTATGGGAGAAAGGACCGTTATCTCTACTACTACGTGAGCTTGGGCTAAGCAAGGAAGACTTGTTCGTGAAGAACGTTGTAAGATACATTTTTAAGGGGAAGCACATTGAAGTAAAGAGCCTACATGAATACATAAAGCTTCTTTCTGAAATGTTTCCGCATGAGAGGGAGAACATTTTAGCCTTCTTCGATGATGCCGGAAAAGCCTACATGGAGTGCTATAGTGATGTTGAAGTTTATGGTGCCCCTCTTCCTCCAGAACTCATTGCTAAAGTTTTCGGTGTGAAGAAGCTCGTTAATTATCCAAGGGAGCACCCCCACTTCTACGATTGGATTAATAAGACCTTCAAGCAGAAGCTAAATGAGTACTTTAAGGATGAGGATTTGAAGAATCTGTTAAGTGCCTTACTATCTTATGTTGGAACAAGCCCCGAAAAAACTCTAGCCTCAACAGCACTCACAGCTTGTATCTCTTACTATCTTCATGGAGGTTACTTCCCCAAGGGAGGAGCACAAAAGTATGCAGATAACCTAAAGAGGGTGATTGAGAGGTATGGTGGGAAGGTTTTAGTAAACCATAAAGTCGACAGAATACTTGTAGAAGCAGGTGCAGTGAAGGGTGTCAAGGTTGGAGACAAAGTCTTCCATAGCCCCATCGTGGTTGCAAACGTTAATGCTAAAACCACGTTCCTTGAGCTCGTCGAGGAGCAGAACTTAGACAAGAAGTTTATCGATTACATTAAGGAGCTTAAGATGTCCCCATCCTGCTTCATGATCTTCCTAGGCGTAGATGCTGACCTATCCAATTACCCAACACTCATCAAGAACTTGGATGAAGGCTACGAGATCGTCATCAATTCAAACGCTGACCCAAGCTTAGCGCCTAAGGGTAAGGCAAGCCTCACAATAATGACCAGCGCCAATTACCAGGACTTCCCACCTAAAGGAACAAAAGACTACTATAAAAAGAAGGAAGAACTTGCTCGAGTTTTAATTCAGAAGGTCGAGAAAGTTATTCAAGGCTTAAGTGAACGCATAGTTGTTCAAGATGCTGCAACACCAAGAACCTTTGAGAGGTACACATTAATGCCTAATGGTGCAATTTATGCCTTCGACCAGTCAATAGGCGTGAAAAGACCCTACTTCAAAACACCAATAAAAGGCCTCTACCTAGTAGGAGCATTAACATTTCCAGGAGGAGGAATAGAAGCCGTCACAATATCAGGAATCATATGCGCGAACGATATATGTAACTGGAAGATAGACATCTGCCGTCCCGCTAAATCTTAA
- a CDS encoding LLM class flavin-dependent oxidoreductase, which produces MGEGEVRFGCFLPIPTAPVDRLLKIAQVNEEAGFDSLWFPDHVLFIPPGIVPEAWSMLAATAVLTKRALLGTCVSDPHRYNPAILAQKVATVDQLSGGRVVLGLGAGEAMNLDPFGIDWKKPVSKLREFTTILRKLWAGEIVSFEGEFWRFKRALLHITPVRGKVPIYLGANSPRTLELTGELADGWLSIPLPPRLFKQRLEFVKKGAEKAGRSLNEIDIGIYLYTAIADRAEEAYRQIDALKVQIIPEPATLIEAGYNVELPEDLRSLSYIKALPEPEWLEKFLAYSNFIPREAAIEFSVAGAVNDCIEKLNEYVKAGARHIILVNVGPDPKYTLKVYSEKIIPYFKGR; this is translated from the coding sequence ATGGGTGAGGGTGAAGTTAGGTTTGGTTGTTTTCTGCCCATTCCCACAGCTCCTGTCGATAGGTTGCTCAAGATTGCTCAGGTTAATGAGGAGGCAGGGTTTGACTCTCTGTGGTTTCCAGATCATGTTTTATTCATACCGCCTGGGATCGTACCAGAAGCATGGTCAATGCTAGCAGCAACTGCAGTTTTAACTAAGAGAGCATTGCTTGGGACTTGTGTTAGTGATCCTCATAGGTATAATCCTGCAATCCTTGCACAAAAGGTTGCAACAGTAGACCAGCTTTCTGGTGGTAGAGTGGTTCTTGGCTTGGGTGCTGGTGAGGCCATGAACTTAGACCCCTTCGGGATAGATTGGAAAAAGCCTGTATCGAAGCTTAGAGAGTTCACTACTATACTACGTAAGTTATGGGCTGGCGAAATAGTAAGCTTTGAGGGGGAGTTTTGGAGATTTAAGAGGGCCCTCCTACACATCACCCCTGTAAGGGGTAAAGTTCCAATCTATCTTGGTGCTAATAGCCCACGTACATTGGAGTTAACTGGTGAGCTTGCTGATGGATGGCTCTCCATTCCACTTCCTCCGAGACTGTTTAAGCAACGTCTAGAATTTGTCAAGAAAGGTGCTGAGAAAGCTGGGCGTTCACTTAACGAAATAGACATTGGGATTTACCTGTACACAGCTATTGCGGATAGAGCTGAAGAAGCTTATAGGCAGATTGATGCTCTAAAAGTCCAGATAATACCTGAACCAGCTACACTAATTGAGGCCGGTTACAATGTTGAATTACCAGAGGATTTACGATCACTATCCTATATCAAAGCACTTCCAGAGCCTGAATGGCTTGAAAAGTTCTTAGCTTACAGCAATTTCATTCCAAGAGAGGCTGCTATCGAATTTTCTGTTGCTGGAGCGGTCAATGATTGTATTGAGAAATTGAATGAGTATGTAAAGGCTGGCGCAAGGCACATCATACTCGTTAATGTAGGTCCAGATCCAAAGTACACGCTGAAAGTATATAGTGAGAAGATAATACCTTACTTTAAGGGAAGATAG
- a CDS encoding 2-hydroxyacyl-CoA dehydratase family protein gives MVSKKNFNCSISLKYSTMMPADINILCRDPIGQLKRYKELGVRVLGYTCNYVPEELIMSAGLQPYRIPNLESEISPLVPTFVCRFAGTVLENIIKLKDLFSGFIFAHTCDPMWRLYDIVKKKVDKPIFILRVPHNTEGEESLNFFKMELLRFQDFLVKNFNVKINDDSLIESIEACNENRRLLRELYLSNSDGRYRTRALDRFCLTLASMWLPKKEINARIKTLNLRGTDIRSKVRLHLSGTSIYELSLIEMLEELGCFIASDDLCTGSRYFWDIVEEYEDKISALASRYLQKAPCPSHGPLQKRLDYIDLMVNKFRDHGVLIVVQRFCDPMLYDVVHIRDMLSKKNIPTMFIDYEDLKREMGRIKVRIEAFIESLGG, from the coding sequence ATGGTTTCCAAGAAAAACTTTAACTGTTCCATTTCTCTTAAATACAGTACTATGATGCCAGCTGACATCAACATCTTGTGTAGAGATCCGATAGGTCAATTGAAGAGATACAAGGAGTTAGGAGTTAGAGTACTAGGCTATACATGCAATTACGTCCCAGAGGAGCTTATAATGTCCGCTGGACTTCAACCATACAGAATCCCCAACTTAGAGTCAGAAATTAGCCCACTCGTACCGACCTTCGTTTGCCGTTTTGCGGGTACAGTCTTAGAGAACATCATCAAGTTAAAGGATCTCTTCTCCGGCTTCATTTTTGCTCACACCTGTGACCCCATGTGGAGGCTTTACGATATTGTAAAAAAGAAGGTTGATAAGCCTATCTTTATCTTAAGAGTACCGCACAACACTGAAGGTGAAGAATCATTAAACTTCTTTAAAATGGAACTTCTAAGATTTCAAGATTTTCTAGTTAAGAACTTTAATGTTAAAATTAATGACGATAGCTTAATAGAGAGCATAGAGGCCTGCAATGAAAATCGAAGATTACTTAGAGAGCTCTACTTATCAAATAGTGATGGAAGGTACCGTACTAGAGCTTTAGACCGTTTCTGTCTTACCCTTGCAAGCATGTGGCTGCCTAAAAAGGAGATTAATGCAAGGATTAAGACTTTAAACCTTAGAGGCACTGATATAAGGAGCAAAGTACGATTACATCTAAGTGGGACGTCAATCTATGAATTAAGCTTAATAGAGATGCTTGAGGAGTTAGGATGTTTCATTGCTTCCGATGATCTATGTACAGGGTCAAGATACTTCTGGGACATCGTCGAGGAGTATGAAGATAAGATCAGTGCCTTAGCGAGTAGGTATCTTCAAAAGGCTCCATGCCCATCTCATGGACCACTCCAAAAGAGATTAGACTACATAGACTTAATGGTTAATAAGTTTAGAGATCACGGTGTTTTAATTGTGGTCCAAAGGTTCTGCGATCCAATGCTATATGATGTTGTCCATATAAGGGATATGCTTTCTAAGAAAAACATCCCCACCATGTTCATAGACTATGAGGATTTAAAGCGGGAAATGGGGAGGATAAAGGTGAGAATCGAAGCATTTATAGAATCTCTAGGTGGTTGA
- a CDS encoding 2-hydroxyacyl-CoA dehydratase family protein: MSKERRTRTLQATRRIGDLILDYFIKALEVKSQGKPIAWVTVFTPIELLRALGIYPLAPEHFAAMCSARNLIVRYLEEAERKGYPQSLCSYSRCGLGYALTGMDWLMPPPDILITFRNSCNVYVKWWQSLHVHTGVPLFIGEAPYILTPEDLDGYVLDYVVKQLTKLIRIAEEQFKLKYDEEKLVDSVKLSDKASELWLKALDLRKLKPCPFGGRDAGSDIFPLVVLQGTQEAVQFYEELLKEVEDRVKRGEGAVENEKYRLLFDGIWFWYARDLIEYFEDRGAVFVYEPYSEGWAYRLDPSKPLESIAKKVLSMGLNVDIDIRIDTFLKRIKEYDIDGAVLFSNRSCKSWSTPQLVTAEAMAKELDIPYLIFEADMADPRQYAEAQIKNRIDAFLEVLRERKCM; encoded by the coding sequence ATGAGCAAAGAGAGGAGAACCCGTACTCTTCAAGCTACAAGGAGGATAGGAGACCTCATTCTCGATTACTTCATAAAGGCCTTGGAGGTAAAGTCTCAGGGTAAGCCAATCGCTTGGGTGACAGTCTTTACACCAATAGAGCTATTGCGTGCTCTAGGCATTTATCCGCTTGCTCCTGAACACTTTGCTGCCATGTGTAGTGCTCGTAACCTCATAGTTAGGTATCTCGAGGAGGCTGAGAGGAAGGGCTATCCTCAAAGCTTATGTTCCTACAGCAGGTGTGGATTAGGTTATGCCTTAACTGGAATGGACTGGCTCATGCCACCACCAGACATTCTCATAACATTCAGAAACTCTTGCAATGTCTACGTTAAGTGGTGGCAAAGTCTACACGTGCACACTGGTGTACCCTTATTTATCGGTGAAGCCCCCTACATCTTGACACCCGAAGATCTCGATGGCTACGTCTTGGACTACGTTGTTAAGCAGCTAACGAAGCTCATAAGAATAGCAGAAGAACAGTTTAAGTTGAAGTACGATGAAGAGAAGCTTGTAGATTCTGTGAAGCTCTCCGACAAGGCAAGTGAATTGTGGCTTAAAGCACTAGACCTCAGGAAATTAAAGCCATGTCCATTTGGAGGTAGAGATGCTGGTTCTGACATCTTTCCATTAGTAGTACTTCAGGGTACTCAGGAAGCCGTTCAATTCTATGAAGAGCTTCTTAAAGAGGTTGAGGATAGAGTTAAGAGAGGTGAAGGTGCTGTGGAAAATGAGAAGTATAGACTACTCTTTGACGGTATATGGTTCTGGTATGCTCGTGACTTAATAGAATACTTTGAGGATAGAGGAGCAGTCTTTGTTTATGAGCCTTACAGTGAAGGTTGGGCTTACAGACTTGATCCTAGTAAGCCTTTAGAAAGCATAGCAAAAAAAGTGCTATCTATGGGCTTAAACGTAGACATAGACATCCGAATTGATACGTTCCTAAAAAGAATTAAAGAGTACGATATAGATGGAGCAGTCTTATTCTCTAACAGGAGCTGTAAGTCATGGTCTACACCGCAGCTAGTAACAGCCGAAGCCATGGCCAAGGAGCTTGACATACCCTACCTCATATTTGAGGCCGACATGGCCGATCCACGGCAATATGCTGAAGCTCAAATTAAGAATAGGATCGATGCCTTCCTCGAGGTTCTGAGGGAAAGGAAATGTATGTAG
- a CDS encoding acyl-CoA dehydratase activase produces MYVGIDAGASATKAVIINEREEIISYAIVPSGVNFKASAEEALKKALEKGNLTERAVLHVVSTGYGRELVNANATFSEIICIARGVSKLIPEARTIIDVGGQDSKAIRIDLSGRVLDFVMNDKCAAGTGRFLEVMANILRRSIEELGSLHLKSSNPIKISSTCTVFAESEVISYISRGRPIEDVIAGLHYAIAERVLTMASRIGLEREVVLTGGVAKNLGFVEAISSKMGFKPLIPKEPQIVCAFGAALLARRSHTAR; encoded by the coding sequence ATGTATGTAGGCATTGATGCTGGAGCATCAGCAACAAAGGCTGTGATAATAAACGAGAGGGAGGAAATAATCTCCTACGCCATAGTTCCATCAGGAGTGAACTTCAAAGCATCAGCTGAAGAAGCTTTAAAGAAAGCTCTTGAAAAGGGTAACCTAACTGAAAGAGCCGTTCTCCACGTAGTTTCAACGGGATACGGGAGAGAGTTGGTTAATGCGAATGCTACATTTTCAGAGATAATATGCATTGCTAGGGGCGTTAGTAAGCTAATTCCAGAGGCTAGGACAATAATTGACGTGGGAGGTCAAGACTCAAAAGCTATAAGGATAGATTTGAGCGGAAGGGTCCTGGACTTCGTAATGAATGATAAGTGTGCAGCTGGAACAGGGAGATTCCTTGAGGTTATGGCTAACATATTGAGGAGATCTATAGAGGAGCTTGGCTCTCTTCACCTTAAATCGTCAAACCCCATAAAGATAAGTAGCACATGCACGGTCTTCGCCGAGTCGGAAGTCATATCCTACATAAGTAGAGGACGACCAATAGAGGATGTTATAGCTGGTCTTCACTATGCTATAGCTGAAAGAGTTCTCACCATGGCAAGTAGGATTGGCCTTGAGAGAGAAGTTGTTCTTACTGGTGGAGTTGCAAAAAACCTGGGATTCGTGGAGGCTATAAGTAGTAAAATGGGATTTAAACCTTTAATACCTAAAGAGCCTCAAATCGTATGTGCTTTTGGTGCAGCCCTTTTAGCAAGAAGATCTCATACAGCAAGATAG
- a CDS encoding MaoC/PaaZ C-terminal domain-containing protein, with amino-acid sequence MGERFISPGRTITETDIVMFAALSGDWTELHTNIEYVKNGPFGQRIAHGLLTLSVASGLALRALQRKPLEVMAFLGMDNVKFTAPVFIGDTIKVEAEVIEARPSKSRSGAGILRFRNTVRNQRDEVVATYETALMVRI; translated from the coding sequence GTGGGTGAAAGGTTTATCTCGCCAGGTAGGACGATAACCGAAACTGACATAGTTATGTTTGCTGCGCTATCTGGAGATTGGACCGAATTACATACGAATATTGAATATGTTAAGAACGGCCCTTTCGGTCAGAGGATAGCTCATGGATTATTAACTTTGAGTGTAGCTTCCGGCTTGGCATTGAGAGCACTACAAAGGAAACCTCTTGAAGTAATGGCATTTCTCGGGATGGATAATGTAAAGTTCACAGCTCCTGTCTTCATAGGTGATACTATCAAAGTTGAGGCAGAAGTTATTGAGGCAAGGCCCAGCAAAAGTAGATCAGGTGCAGGTATACTAAGATTTAGAAACACTGTAAGGAATCAGAGAGATGAGGTTGTCGCTACTTACGAAACAGCATTAATGGTACGGATATGA
- a CDS encoding SCP2 sterol-binding domain-containing protein — MGRVKDAYKELTRIANEDPEIKKLMAGWNRVVQFIIEGEGEFYIKFENEVASFHEGRHERPNVTFKGPEEVFYKMLTRELDPTKAYFAKQYTIEGSLADAIKFARIGDAVAKKVYKK; from the coding sequence ATGGGAAGGGTGAAGGATGCATATAAAGAATTGACAAGGATAGCTAATGAAGATCCTGAAATAAAGAAGTTGATGGCTGGATGGAATAGAGTTGTGCAGTTCATAATTGAGGGGGAAGGTGAGTTTTACATAAAGTTTGAGAATGAAGTTGCAAGCTTTCATGAGGGAAGGCATGAGAGGCCTAATGTAACCTTCAAGGGGCCAGAAGAGGTCTTTTATAAAATGTTGACGCGCGAATTAGACCCTACAAAGGCTTACTTTGCTAAACAGTACACGATTGAGGGCTCACTAGCAGATGCAATAAAGTTCGCTCGTATTGGTGATGCCGTAGCAAAAAAGGTGTATAAGAAATAA
- the deoC gene encoding deoxyribose-phosphate aldolase, with translation MSLAKRIDYTNIRPNATIRDIELLCGEALTLNVRAVCVNPCYVSYAKRILKDEILVCAAIDVPFGSSKIDVKKVAVKETVIDGADEVDYVVNIGMLKSGRLDYLIREAQEIVEAADGRIVKAIIEVGYLTKDEVVAAAINLADVGVQYIKTCSGYGPRGVTVEDVLLLRGVLMGRARIKAAGGIRDRHTAQTLIDAGADIIGTSAAKQILTGLL, from the coding sequence ATGTCACTTGCCAAGAGAATTGATTATACAAATATCAGACCTAATGCCACAATTCGAGATATTGAATTGTTATGTGGCGAAGCTCTCACGCTAAATGTTAGAGCTGTTTGCGTGAATCCTTGTTATGTAAGTTATGCTAAGAGGATCCTTAAGGATGAGATTCTAGTGTGTGCTGCTATAGATGTCCCGTTTGGCTCCTCAAAGATTGACGTAAAGAAGGTAGCTGTTAAGGAGACCGTGATTGATGGAGCCGATGAAGTGGATTACGTGGTCAACATTGGGATGCTTAAGAGTGGTCGCTTGGATTACCTAATTAGAGAAGCTCAAGAGATTGTAGAAGCAGCAGATGGAAGGATTGTTAAGGCTATAATTGAGGTGGGGTATCTAACGAAGGATGAGGTTGTGGCCGCGGCCATAAACCTAGCTGACGTTGGGGTTCAATACATAAAGACTTGTTCTGGCTACGGACCTCGAGGTGTAACAGTTGAAGATGTTCTATTACTGAGGGGGGTCCTTATGGGGAGGGCGAGAATTAAGGCTGCAGGAGGGATAAGAGATAGGCATACTGCGCAGACTTTGATAGACGCAGGGGCAGACATTATAGGGACGAGTGCGGCAAAGCAGATATTAACAGGCCTACTTTAA
- a CDS encoding MFS transporter — MQRIVVALILSIFIICTSMGIVNPVVPIYAEKLGATYTDLGLIGVAWSLPYCIFPILAGMWSNRIGRLRSFLIGVVTCTIVPMLFTISSSLLHIALTRLLHGFGMSFLWAPGEALISDVTNEDERAKYLGLFNASWSLGYFLGPIVCALVIDEVGYFGVFWLSFIIGIPSIFIIILLREDVKAGQSIGGGLLLQQFKRVFVVGSHLYVAIISSSVVLAMIYSIYPAYLSGLSFSDSEISMFIGILAATRALGFWSISIMRRINERKLIISYLLLQTVTSILVIEARDFSSIAVVMALMGYATSVQIPVIMSMVSRLLKGEVGLPIGVMEAMFGFGWVMGPGIGGFFADYTSWDGAPYLVMSLISALSLIFFALQSSARKG; from the coding sequence GTGCAGAGAATTGTTGTTGCACTAATACTATCAATCTTCATTATATGCACGTCAATGGGGATTGTAAACCCAGTAGTTCCAATATATGCTGAGAAGCTTGGAGCTACATACACTGATCTTGGCTTAATAGGCGTAGCTTGGAGCCTGCCTTACTGCATCTTCCCTATTCTTGCTGGTATGTGGAGCAACAGGATTGGTAGGTTAAGAAGCTTCCTTATAGGTGTAGTGACGTGTACTATAGTGCCTATGCTGTTTACAATTTCATCGTCGCTCCTTCACATAGCGTTGACTAGGCTTCTTCATGGCTTTGGCATGTCATTTCTATGGGCTCCAGGTGAGGCCTTAATCTCTGATGTGACTAATGAGGATGAGAGGGCCAAGTATTTGGGGCTCTTCAACGCATCATGGTCCTTAGGCTACTTCTTGGGCCCCATTGTATGCGCACTTGTTATTGATGAGGTGGGTTATTTCGGAGTTTTTTGGCTATCCTTCATCATTGGTATACCATCAATCTTTATTATAATACTACTTAGGGAGGATGTCAAAGCTGGACAATCCATTGGTGGAGGATTATTGCTACAACAATTCAAGAGAGTTTTTGTAGTGGGTTCGCACCTCTATGTTGCCATCATATCATCAAGTGTGGTCTTGGCCATGATTTATAGCATCTACCCAGCTTATCTCTCTGGTTTATCTTTTAGTGACTCTGAAATCTCAATGTTTATAGGAATATTAGCTGCCACTAGGGCTCTCGGTTTTTGGTCTATTAGCATTATGCGGAGAATTAATGAGAGGAAACTAATAATTTCGTATCTACTGCTCCAGACAGTGACATCAATATTGGTAATAGAAGCTCGAGACTTCTCATCAATAGCTGTGGTCATGGCCTTAATGGGCTATGCCACTAGCGTGCAGATACCAGTCATAATGTCCATGGTATCAAGGCTCCTAAAAGGCGAGGTTGGCCTACCAATAGGGGTTATGGAGGCTATGTTCGGCTTTGGGTGGGTTATGGGTCCGGGGATTGGAGGCTTTTTTGCAGATTACACTTCATGGGATGGGGCCCCCTACTTGGTCATGAGCCTGATTAGCGCACTCTCATTAATCTTCTTTGCTCTTCAATCATCTGCTAGAAAAGGCTGA
- a CDS encoding 4Fe-4S ferredoxin — protein sequence MSVTSSQLKSKDLLIYSSCLQTENPEIFEEIARGKVALGICMSEEHLDKVGFKLATIMYYSSPRSITVLTMDGSPHCTQLHAIVEQAKRITQSNTEIAHLVVEKGAIVEVSSQAVYLSRHLSQIEKMIKPQDSKKNL from the coding sequence GTGAGTGTAACTAGCTCACAATTAAAGAGTAAAGATCTACTCATCTATAGTAGTTGTCTACAAACTGAGAACCCAGAGATATTTGAAGAGATAGCTAGGGGGAAAGTAGCGTTAGGCATCTGTATGAGTGAGGAGCACTTAGACAAAGTAGGGTTTAAACTAGCAACCATAATGTACTACTCAAGTCCAAGATCAATAACAGTGCTGACAATGGATGGATCACCCCACTGCACGCAGCTCCATGCGATAGTAGAGCAAGCCAAGAGAATAACTCAAAGTAACACGGAAATAGCACACTTAGTCGTGGAGAAGGGGGCTATAGTGGAGGTATCAAGCCAAGCAGTCTACCTATCAAGACACCTATCACAGATAGAGAAAATGATTAAGCCACAAGATTCAAAGAAAAACCTATAA